A region of Pseudomonadota bacterium DNA encodes the following proteins:
- a CDS encoding MFS transporter: protein MVATTPDVVRSDGKVIGLVGTAHFFSHLYVLLLPPLFPLMRDTYGVGFAALGAILTCFNVATLVAQIPMGVVVDRLGARNILIAGLALESLAVALIGAWSSFWGTLVLFSVAGLANSVFHPADYAILNASVDKKRIGRAFSIHTFSGYVGFAVAPAAIIFLTHFVGWQAGLGLMGSLGLLTAAILVWQRDAMTEAAAEPSQKPKSAAMAAGLGLMLSPPILLCWLFFLFLAAGNGGISNFGVSALNLAYGTELATATVALSGFLFASAAGVLAGGILADRTDRHGTVAAIAFSLTALLIVLVATVDLSATQLFSTLTVAGLLNGLVQPSRDMMVRAVTPPGAMGTVFGFVTSGFNLGGAVAPVVFGALLDYGRPHLVFWLVAVLIMLSIVTVGTARSRAPVAIAS, encoded by the coding sequence ATGGTCGCCACCACCCCTGATGTCGTGCGCTCGGACGGCAAGGTCATCGGCCTCGTCGGCACGGCGCATTTCTTCAGCCATCTCTATGTGCTGCTGCTGCCGCCGCTCTTCCCGCTGATGCGCGACACATACGGCGTCGGCTTCGCGGCCTTGGGTGCGATCCTCACCTGCTTCAACGTCGCCACCTTGGTGGCGCAGATTCCGATGGGCGTGGTGGTCGACCGGCTGGGTGCGCGCAACATCCTGATCGCCGGGCTGGCGCTCGAATCTCTGGCGGTGGCGCTCATCGGCGCCTGGAGCTCGTTTTGGGGCACGCTCGTGCTGTTCTCTGTGGCCGGCCTCGCCAACAGCGTGTTCCATCCCGCCGACTATGCCATCCTCAATGCCAGCGTCGACAAGAAGCGCATCGGCCGTGCCTTCTCGATCCATACCTTCTCCGGCTATGTCGGCTTCGCCGTGGCGCCGGCCGCCATCATCTTTCTCACGCATTTCGTCGGCTGGCAGGCTGGGCTTGGGCTCATGGGCTCGCTCGGGCTCCTGACCGCCGCGATCCTGGTCTGGCAGCGGGACGCAATGACCGAGGCGGCCGCCGAGCCCAGCCAGAAGCCGAAGAGTGCAGCTATGGCGGCCGGGCTTGGCTTGATGCTGTCGCCGCCGATCCTCTTGTGCTGGCTCTTCTTCCTGTTTCTCGCGGCCGGCAATGGCGGCATCAGCAATTTCGGCGTGAGCGCGCTCAACCTCGCCTATGGCACGGAGCTGGCGACGGCGACCGTGGCGTTGAGCGGCTTTCTCTTCGCCAGCGCCGCCGGCGTCTTGGCCGGCGGCATCCTCGCCGACCGCACCGATCGTCACGGCACCGTGGCGGCGATCGCGTTCTCTCTGACTGCGCTGTTGATCGTGCTGGTGGCAACCGTGGACCTGTCGGCGACCCAGCTCTTCTCGACCCTCACCGTCGCCGGCTTGCTCAACGGCCTGGTGCAACCAAGCCGCGACATGATGGTCCGCGCGGTGACGCCGCCGGGCGCCATGGGCACCGTTTTCGGCTTCGTCACCTCCGGCTTCAATCTCGGTGGTGCGGTGGCCCCGGTGGTCTTCGGCGCGCTGCTCGACTATGGCAGACCGCACTTGGTCTTCTGGCTGGTTGCAGTGCTGATCATGCTCTCGATCGTGACCGTCGGCACCGCCAGGAGCCGGGCACCCGTGGCGATAGCATCCTAG